The segment GCCGCAGTCGAGGGCAGAGTGCATATGAGCGATTTAGAAGTGGATTCTCTAAAAAGAGAGAAACTTCGTGTAAAAGATGAAATCGGTATGTTTTTGGCTAAGATTAAAGCTGAAAAAGAGGGCAAATAAAAAGGTTGCGCACTCCGCGCAACCATAAATTTAATATCAAATTTATAAAATTACAAAAATAATTTATCTTCCAGGCTGTGTAAGCGTTGTAATCCGATATCGATGTATTCCATTAATTTTTCGTTGTTTTTGACCAAATCGTCGTAGTAAGCTTTGGCTTTTTCCTTCGCTACGAAGTCAGGTTCGACATATTTTATGCCTGATTTAAACAAACCCTTTGTTTCGACAAAATATGTGCCCCAGATCTTATCACAATGCTCAATGCTAGATTCTGTAAAGCTCACGATCGAATCATACGCGACATTTCCAAGTAACTCTTGCAATTTATTAGCAGGATTTTTCAAAAACGAGTA is part of the Campylobacter sp. VBCF_01 NA2 genome and harbors:
- a CDS encoding YdcH family protein; this encodes MFHEYRDLITELKGKNARFDALFEKHDDLDHQIAAAVEGRVHMSDLEVDSLKREKLRVKDEIGMFLAKIKAEKEGK